In the Thermodesulfobacteriota bacterium genome, AGATATTCCCTATTATATAAATTATGATAGCTCAGACGTATGGGCTAATCAGCAGCTATTTAAACTGGACAATGATAAAAGACCTGAGTTTGTGGCAGGTGTGCCCCCTGACTACTTTAGTGAAACCGGCCAGCTTTGGGGTAATCCGGTTTACAATTGGGATAAACATAAAGAAAGCCAGTATTTATGGTGGATAAATAGAATAGGACATAACCTATCGTTGTTCGACAAATTAAGGCTAGATCATTTCAGGGGATTTGTCTCATACTGGGAAGTTGATGCCGGTGAGACTACAGCCCTAAACGGCAAATGGGTTAATCTAGATGTCACTAATTTTCTAGACACTTTATTCTCAAAGTTTGATAAATCGAACTTTATTGCCGAAGACCTCGGACTTATTACAGATGATGTTAAGGATGTGATTAAAAAATATGATCTTCCTGGTATGAAGATACTTTTATTTGCCTTTGGAGACGACTATCCCTACGGCGATTACTTACCTAGTAATTTAGAAAATAACTGCGTGATATACACAGGCACCCATGACAACAATACAACTCTAGGATGGTGGTGCGATGAAGCAAGCGATATAGAGAAAAATAGAGTTAAAGAATATTTGGAAAAAGATGTTGATAAGCAAACGGTGAATTGGGAATTAATTGAGCTTGCTGTTTCATCAAGGGCTGACACCTCTATTATTCCGATGCAGGATTTATTGGAACTCGGAAGCTCTTCACGCATGAATACGCCATCTACAACTTCGGGCAATTGGATGTGGAGATTAAATTCTATGGAGAATTTTCAAAAAATTATTGAAAAATTAAGTGGACTCAGTGATTATAGTAGTAGGGGTTGATTAGTTTACATTTTTATCTCTTACAAACGCTTGGTGGAAAAGCACCTTTTTCCCCTAAGTTCTAGAGATTATTATAGATATTGACAGGGGAAAGCAAATGAATGTGCTTTTTGTGGCTTCAGAAATGGAGCCTTTTGCAAAAACTGGTGGGCTTGCAGACGTCGTAGGAGTATTGCCAAAAAGATTAAGCGACCTCGGATTGGATGTAAGGGTTGTAATACCACTCTATAAAGAAGCTGAGAGAAATTTAAGACGACTAGGGATCAAAGCCCAAACACTAAGAAACAAAGAAGTTATAGTTCCTATAGATTGGATTGCACATAAAGGCAAAATAAAAGAAGCTAAAATAGATGGAGTTACCGTTTATTTTCTAATAAACGAAGAGTTCTATGATAGAGCTTATATTTATGGCTCCCCAGTTGGCGACTATGCTGATAATGACCTCAGATATGGTTTCTTGTCATTAGGTTCACTTGAAATTGCAAAAACCTTAAATTTTAAACCCGATATTATTCACTGCAACGACTGGCAAACAGCACTTATACCAATATCCCTTAAGTGGAAGAAACACTATCATGATGATCCTTTTTTCAAAGACACTAAAGTCGTATACACGATCCATAATATTGCTTACCAGGGTCTCTACCAGCAGGATATCATAGACAAGTTTGGTCTTCCTTCCTACGTTTTTAATATGAATGGGCTTGAGTTCTATGGAAAAGTGAATCTTATGAAAGGTGGAATTATCAGCTCTGATCTGGTAACCACAGTAAGCCCAAGATATACAGAGGAAATTAAAACTCCTGAGTATGGTTATTGGCTTGACGGCGTGTTAAGGTCCATTTCCAACCGCAACAAATTGGTTGGAATAATGAACGGTCTTGACTATGACGTATGGGATCCAGAGACTGACAATACCATTTGTATGAAATACGGCCCTGATAATCTTGAGGGCAAGGCTATGAATAAATTAAAATTAAGAAAGCGGCTAGGATTTAAATCAAAAGAGAATAAACCACTTATAGGAATAATCTCAAGACTTGCAGACCAAAAAGGAATAGATCTTGTTGTTGATTATCTAGACCAAATATTAGACTTAAACGTAGAACTAGTTGTACTTGGAACCGGGGATAAGAGTTATGAAAATATACTCACAGAGAAAATGAAGCTCTATGGGGATAAATTCTCTGCAATAATCGGATATAACGACAAGAAGGCAAGAGCAATCTATGCAGGAAGCGATATGTTCCTTATGCCTTCACGATTTGAGCCTTGCGGGCTTGGCCAGCTAATGGCGCTTAAATATGGAACAGTTCCTATTGTAAGAGGCACTGGTGGTTTATTAGACTCTATAATTGACTACAAACGTAATTCGGAGCTTGGAAACGGATTTGTATTTCACGAATTTGACGGAAAAGAAATGTTAGAATCAATTGAGAATGCCATTTCTGTCTACAATAACCCTGCTGAGTGGCATGCACTAGTAAGAAAAGACATGGCTGAGAACTTTTCCTGGCGAAAAGCAAGTGAGATATATAGAGATCACTACGATAAACTATTAGGCAACTAATTACTTAGTGTGCCCTAACCTAAGAATTTCTAAACAAATTGAAAAACTACATAGTTCTTAAATTTTGATTAACAATTATCTGCTAAACTGTGCTTAAAAATTAAATTGAGAACTATATATTATTCTCATACTTAGAATATAAGGAACAATTAATGAACAAAGAACAAAAAAAACTAAAAGAGGACAGAGAAAGAAAAGCTTATTGGAGAAAATGGGGTCCTTATCTTAGCGAAAGACAATGGGGCACTGTAAGGGAAGACTATAGCTCAAATGGAGAGGCGTGGGAGTATCTTCCTCATGATCATGCGCGCTCTAGGGCCTATAGGTGGGGCGAAGATGGGATTGCCGGTATCTCAGACAACCATCAAAGGCTATGTTTTGCTCTAGCACTGTGGAACGGTAAAGATCCAATCATAAAAGAAAGACTGTTCGGACTAAACGGCTATGAAGGCAATCATGGGGAAGATGTAAAAGAATATTACTACTATCTTGATAACACACCAAGCCATTCATATATGAAGTACTTATACAAATACCCACAACAGGAATATCCATACGATGAGTTGATTAGTAAAAACAACCAACTTGGGAAACTCGACCCGGAATACGAGCTCATAGATACAGGAGTATTTAATGACAATAAATATTTTGATGTGTTTGTCGAGTATTCAAAGAACGATCCGGAAGACATACTTATTAAGGTTACGGTTTTCAATAGAGGACCAAAGAAAAGCGAATTATTTGTCCTACCAACTCTATGGTTTAAAAATGACTGGTCATGGTATAAGAATAAAACTAAGCCTTTGATAAAATTATTAAAAGAAAAAGAAAAGACCTATATAGTTGAGTCTTCCCACCCTACTCTGGGCGAGATGTATTTTTACACTCATGAACCAACTGAGCTTCTATTTACCGAGAACGAAACAAATATGCAAAGACTACATGGTAGCAAGAACTCGTCTAAATATGTAAAAGACGGCATAAATGATTATGTAGTAAACTCAACAAAAGACTGCATAAACCCTGAGCTCAGTGGAACTAAGTTTTCGCCTCTATACAAAATAAAACTAAAGTCTGGTGAATCAACTGAGCTTAAGTTTAGACTTAGTAAATCTAAGAATTTAAGATCGCCGTTCGGAAAAAAGTTTGATGAAATATTTTCAAGATCTATTAAAGAAGCAAACGAATTTTACAGTGAGCTGGCCCTGGGGACTCTTGATGAAGATCAATTACATATCCAGCGCCAGGCTTTTTCCGGAATGCTTTGGACAAAGCAGTTCTATAACTATGTAGTCGAGGAATGGCTAAACGGTGATGTCGTTTTTCCTCCTCCCGCTGAGCAAAGAAAGCATGGGCGCAATCATAGCTGGAGACATGTATATGCAGATGATGTTCTCTCAATGCCCGACAAGTGGGAATACCCATGGTTTGCGGCGTGGGATACAGCTTTTCATACAATTCCCTTTGCCATGATTGATCCTGACTATGCAAAGCGTCAGCTACAAAGGCTTACACGTGAGTGGTACATGCATCCAAATGGACAAATTCCCGCATATGAGTGGGCATTTGGTGATGTAAACCCGCCTGTGCATGCATGGGCAGCATGGCGTGTGTACAAAATTGAGAGCAAACATTATGAAAAAGAGGACAAACAATTTCTTGAGAGCGTATTCCAAAAACTTCTTTTGAATTTCACCTGGTGGGTAAACAGAAAAGACGTGAAGGGTAATAACATATTTGAGGGAGGATTTTTGGGGCTAGATAATATCGGGATTTTTAATAGGAGTGAGACACTGCCCACGGGAGGATACATACAGCAGGCTGACGGCACCAGCTGGATGGGGATGTACGCGCTAAATATGCTTACAATTTCACTTGAGCTTGCAAAAACCAATAAGAGTTATGAGGATATTTCTAGTAAGTTTTTTGAGCACTTTCTCTACATATCAAACGCAATTAATGGATCAGGCAACCACGAAACCGGGCTTTGGAACGAGGATGATGGTTTTTACTATGATGTATTGAACCTTCCGGATAATGGCAAAATTCCTCTTAAAATAAGGTCCATTGTTGGTCTAATACCTCTATTTTCAATCATGACTATTGAGCAGGATCTAATAGATTCCCTACCAGGATTTAAGAGAAGAATGAATTGGTTCATCGACAACCGCCCGGACCTCGTAACCCAGTGTGCAGTAGGAAAAGAAGAAGAATCGGAAAGAAGCTTTTTATCCATTTTAAACCAATATAAGTTAAGACTCATTTTAGACAGAATGCTGGATGAAAATGAATTCTTAAGTCCTTATGGGGTAAGGTCATTATCTAAATACTACGAGAACAACCATTACTCTCTGAAGATAGATGGTAGAGAGTACAGCATTGACTATGAGCCCTCCGAATCTAAAACTGGGCTTTTTGGTGGAAACTCTAACTGGAGAGGCCCTATATGGTTTCCAATTAATTTTCTGATTATTGAATCGCTGCAAAAATATCATCACTATCTTGGTGACAGTTTCAAAGTTGAGTGCCCCAGCGGATCAGGGAATTTAATGAACCTGTGGGAAGTTTCTTTAGAAATATCAAGAAGGCTACTATCCATTTTTACAAAGGATCACAACAATAAACGTCCATATTATGGAAATGTTGAGATGTTCCAAAATGATCCGCTTTGGAACGATTTAATACTATTTAATGAATACTTCAATGCAGATAATGGCGCTGGACTGGGAGCTAGCCACCAGACAGGGTGGACGGGGCTTATAGCAAAAATAATCCAGCAATGTGCTGAATATCCTGAGTATTAGTAGAATTACTTCTCGAAGCTATGGTTTTAGGGTTGGAATATAGTTATAAAATAAACGAGCCAAAGGTAACTAATAGAAAAGCTATTACAAATACCCACCTGGACCAATAATCTAGATTGTTTGCCTCTTGCTCCCTTTTCTGACTCATATACCTTGCAACTATAGAAGTCTCC is a window encoding:
- a CDS encoding glucosidase, with the protein product MNKEQKKLKEDRERKAYWRKWGPYLSERQWGTVREDYSSNGEAWEYLPHDHARSRAYRWGEDGIAGISDNHQRLCFALALWNGKDPIIKERLFGLNGYEGNHGEDVKEYYYYLDNTPSHSYMKYLYKYPQQEYPYDELISKNNQLGKLDPEYELIDTGVFNDNKYFDVFVEYSKNDPEDILIKVTVFNRGPKKSELFVLPTLWFKNDWSWYKNKTKPLIKLLKEKEKTYIVESSHPTLGEMYFYTHEPTELLFTENETNMQRLHGSKNSSKYVKDGINDYVVNSTKDCINPELSGTKFSPLYKIKLKSGESTELKFRLSKSKNLRSPFGKKFDEIFSRSIKEANEFYSELALGTLDEDQLHIQRQAFSGMLWTKQFYNYVVEEWLNGDVVFPPPAEQRKHGRNHSWRHVYADDVLSMPDKWEYPWFAAWDTAFHTIPFAMIDPDYAKRQLQRLTREWYMHPNGQIPAYEWAFGDVNPPVHAWAAWRVYKIESKHYEKEDKQFLESVFQKLLLNFTWWVNRKDVKGNNIFEGGFLGLDNIGIFNRSETLPTGGYIQQADGTSWMGMYALNMLTISLELAKTNKSYEDISSKFFEHFLYISNAINGSGNHETGLWNEDDGFYYDVLNLPDNGKIPLKIRSIVGLIPLFSIMTIEQDLIDSLPGFKRRMNWFIDNRPDLVTQCAVGKEEESERSFLSILNQYKLRLILDRMLDENEFLSPYGVRSLSKYYENNHYSLKIDGREYSIDYEPSESKTGLFGGNSNWRGPIWFPINFLIIESLQKYHHYLGDSFKVECPSGSGNLMNLWEVSLEISRRLLSIFTKDHNNKRPYYGNVEMFQNDPLWNDLILFNEYFNADNGAGLGASHQTGWTGLIAKIIQQCAEYPEY
- a CDS encoding 4-alpha-glucanotransferase; this encodes DIPYYINYDSSDVWANQQLFKLDNDKRPEFVAGVPPDYFSETGQLWGNPVYNWDKHKESQYLWWINRIGHNLSLFDKLRLDHFRGFVSYWEVDAGETTALNGKWVNLDVTNFLDTLFSKFDKSNFIAEDLGLITDDVKDVIKKYDLPGMKILLFAFGDDYPYGDYLPSNLENNCVIYTGTHDNNTTLGWWCDEASDIEKNRVKEYLEKDVDKQTVNWELIELAVSSRADTSIIPMQDLLELGSSSRMNTPSTTSGNWMWRLNSMENFQKIIEKLSGLSDYSSRG
- the glgA gene encoding glycogen synthase GlgA, producing MNVLFVASEMEPFAKTGGLADVVGVLPKRLSDLGLDVRVVIPLYKEAERNLRRLGIKAQTLRNKEVIVPIDWIAHKGKIKEAKIDGVTVYFLINEEFYDRAYIYGSPVGDYADNDLRYGFLSLGSLEIAKTLNFKPDIIHCNDWQTALIPISLKWKKHYHDDPFFKDTKVVYTIHNIAYQGLYQQDIIDKFGLPSYVFNMNGLEFYGKVNLMKGGIISSDLVTTVSPRYTEEIKTPEYGYWLDGVLRSISNRNKLVGIMNGLDYDVWDPETDNTICMKYGPDNLEGKAMNKLKLRKRLGFKSKENKPLIGIISRLADQKGIDLVVDYLDQILDLNVELVVLGTGDKSYENILTEKMKLYGDKFSAIIGYNDKKARAIYAGSDMFLMPSRFEPCGLGQLMALKYGTVPIVRGTGGLLDSIIDYKRNSELGNGFVFHEFDGKEMLESIENAISVYNNPAEWHALVRKDMAENFSWRKASEIYRDHYDKLLGN